The Musa acuminata AAA Group cultivar baxijiao chromosome BXJ1-3, Cavendish_Baxijiao_AAA, whole genome shotgun sequence genome window below encodes:
- the LOC103977885 gene encoding pirin-like protein — protein MAETVVPCVLQKPRHVVRKFLAKPQHEGDGAVVRRSIGRFELRYFDPFLVLDEFSVTAPAGFPDHPHRGFETVTYMLEGAVTHEDFEGHKGTIKAGDLQWMTAGRGIVHSEMPAGKGTSKGLQLWVNLSSKNKMIEPRYQEMQSQDIACASGNGVEVRVIAGESMGVRSPVYTRTPTMYLDFTLKPRAHLRQPIPSAWNAFVYVLEGEGAFGGDKSAPIGPHNLLLLGQGDGVDVWNKSAKPLRFVLVGGEPLGEPVAQLGPFVMNTDEEIDRTIDDFQYCINGFEKAKYWRSEAMVGIEG, from the exons ATGGCGGAGACAGTGGTCCCCTGTGTTCTCCAGAAGCCTAGGCATGTCGTCAGAAAGTTTCTGGCCAAGCCGCAACACGAAGGAGACGGCGCCGTCGTCAGGAGAAGCATTGGGAG GTTTGAGCTGAGGTACTTTGATCCGTTCCTCGTTCTGGATGAATTCTCAG TGACTGCTCCTGCAGGATTTCCTGATCATCCTCACAGAG GTTTTGAGACAGTCACCTACATGCTAGAG GGTGCTGTGACTCACGAAGACTTTGAAGGCCACAAGGGTACAATAAAGGCGGGCGACCTGCAATGGATGACGGCAGGAAGGGGAATTGTGCACTCTGAGATGCCGGCAGGGAAAGGCACATCCAAAGGCCTGCAGCTCTGGGTTAATCTGTCCTCCAAGAACAAAAT GATCGAGCCGAGGTACCAAGAGATGCAGAGCCAGGACATAGCTTGTGCTTCCGGGAACGGCGTCGAGGTTCGAGTCATCGCCGGCGAATCGATGGGAGTCCGATCCCCGGTCTACACTCGCACCCCAACCATGTACTTGGACTTCACGCTGAAGCCCCGGGCGCACCTCCGGCAACCCATCCCATCCGCCTGGAACGCATTCGTGTACGTGCTTGAAGGCGAGGGGGCATTCGGCGGCGACAAGTCCGCCCCGATCGGCCCGCACAATCTTCTCCTGCTGGGGCAGGGTGATGGGGTTGACGTGTGGAACAAGTCGGCGAAGCCCCTCCGGTTCGTGCTCGTCGGCGGGGAGCCGCTGGGCGAGCCGGTAGCCCAACTGGGGCCGTTCGTGATGAACACCGACGAGGAGATCGATCGGACCATCGACGACTTCCAGTACTGCATCAACGGGTTTGAGAAGGCCAAGTACTGGAGGTCCGAGGCGATGGTGGGAATTGAAGGCTGA
- the LOC103977883 gene encoding uncharacterized protein LOC103977883, translated as MASASFFASARLPTASLPSAKEQGRGRAAVYVAAVPLRAAKGPAQMLMSAAYSLGVWDLQHFMVVVRPDPSQSQVVVFDFQPQDPENFYALLSVISRRQIPGVVLKRKLQRIPKSRCWFIGFSDDDGVEVANKFSEDWSTHLTVGKHDCRHFTNGLVECLTGQQHVLSYLQATSSG; from the exons ATGGCTTCCGCGAGCTTCTTTGCGTCGGCGAGATTGCCCACGGCATCGCTTCCTTCTGCGAAGGAGCAGGGGAGAGGGCGAGCTGCAGTGTATGTGGCTGCTGTGCCTCTGAGGGCCGCCAAAGGCCCTGCCCAGATGCTCATGTCTGCGGCGTACTCGCTGGGGGTTTGGGACCTGCAGCACTTCATGGTCGTCGTCAGACCAGATCCGTCTCAGTCGCAG GTGGTCGTCTTTGATTTTCAGCCTCAAGATCCTGAGAACTTCTATGCATTACTTTCTGTCATATCTCGAAGACAGATACCTG GAGTTGTTCTAAAAAGAAAGCTGCAGAGGATACCTAAAAGTCGGTGCTGGTTTATTGGATTTTCTGATGACGATGGTGTTGAGGTGGCCAACAAATTCAGTGAAGACTGGTCAACTCATCTGACTGTTGGAAAACATGACTGCCGCCATTTCACAAATG GATTGGTGGAGTGCTTAACTGGACAGCAACATGTATTGAGCTATCTACAAGCGACATCCAGTGGCTAA
- the LOC135583004 gene encoding ADP,ATP carrier protein 1, mitochondrial-like: MEDQVKHPTVVQKFAGQFHLRTSFSQDLHARNRSFYGPSLYGNSFTTGNYINGGFQKSTMQACNVSCGIPTMSSVLPVFANAPAEKGFTSFAIDFLMGGVSAAVSKTAAAPIERVKLLIQNQDEMIKTGRLSEPYKGISDCFGRTIRDEGVASLWRGNTANVIRYFPTQALNFAFKDYFKRMFNFKKDKDGYWKWFAGNLASGGAAGASSLLFVYSLDYARTRLANDAKAAKKGGERQFNGLIDVYRKTMQSDGIAGLYRGFNISCVGIIVYRGLYFGMYDSLKPVLLTGNLQDSFFASFALGWLITNGAGLASYPIDTVRRRMMMTSGEAVKYKSSLDAFSQILKNEGAKSLFKGAGANILRAVAGAGVLAGYDKLQLIVFGKKYGSGGA; this comes from the exons ATGGAGGATCAGGTTAAGCACCCGACAGTGGTCCAGAAGTTTGCTGGCCAGTTCCATCTTAGAACTAGCTTTTCTCAGGATCTACATGCTCGGAATCGCAGCTTCTATGGCCCGTCTTTGTATGGGAATTCCTTCACAACAGGAAACTATATCAATGGGGGTTTTCAGAAATCAACTATGCAGGCTTGCAATGTTAGCTGTGGTATCCCCACTATGTCATCTGTGTTGCCTGTTTTTGCCAATGCTCCTGCTGAAAAAGGTTTTACAAGCTTTGCTATAGATTTCCTTATGGGTGGAGTTTCTGCTGCAGTCTCTAAGACTGCAGCTGCTCCAATTGAACGTGTGAAACTACTGATACAGAATCAGGATGAGATGATCAAAACTGGTCGTCTTTCTGAACCTTACAAAGGGATTAGTGATTGCTTTGGCCGAACAATCAGAGATGAGGGTGTTGCATCACTTTGGAGAGGGAACACAGCTAATGTCATTCGTTATTTTCCCACTCAG GCTTTGAACTTTGCCTTTAAGGATTACTTCAAGAGAATGTTCAATTTTAAGAAAGACAAAGATGGATACTGGAAATGGTTTGCTGGAAATCTTGCTTCAGGTGGTGCAGCTGGTGCTTCCTCTCTGCTTTTTGTGTATTCTCTAGATTATGCCCGTACACGTTTAGCAAATGATGCAAAAGCAGCAAAGAAGGGAGGTGAAAGGCAATTTAATGGTCTTATTGATGTGTACCGAAAGACCATGCAATCAGATGGTATTGCTGGACTCTACAGAGGATTCAACATTTCATGTGTTGGGATTATTGTGTATCGTGGTCTTTACTTTGGAATGTATGACTCTTTGAAGCCTGTACTCCTCACAGGAAATCTCCAG GATAGTTTCTTTGCAAGCTTTGCTTTGGGTTGGTTGATCACAAATGGTGCTGGACTTGCATCATATCCTATCGATACCGTTAGGAGAAGAATGATGATGACATCCGGAGAAGCCGTCAAGTACAAGAGCTCCTTGGACGCTTTCTCCCAGATCTTGAAGAATGAGGGAGCCAAGTCACTATTCAAGGGTGCAGGTGCTAACATTCTTCGTGCCGTTGCGGGTGCAGGTGTGCTGGCTGGTTATGACAAGCTGCAGCTCATTGTCTTCGGCAAGAAGTATGGTTCGGGTGGTGCTTAA